A genomic segment from Holophagales bacterium encodes:
- a CDS encoding 4Fe-4S dicluster domain-containing protein, whose protein sequence is MAHATARSGYRDLVERLNRFPQGAPPSDLLYRILALLFTEREAGLVALLPVKPFTLATASRAWKTSPAETRRTLDALAARALLLDAERDGETRWVLPPPMAGFFEFSMMRVRDDVDQKTLARLFYEYLNVEEDFVRELFARGETQLGRVFVNEDAVADDDVLQVLDWERASAVARTARHAAVGVCYCRHKMSHVGRACGAPLEICLTFGTTADSLSRHGFARRIDAAEALDLLAEARARGLVQFGENVRETVAFVCNCCGCCCEALLAQKRFGACRPVHTTGFLPEVDAGRCNGCGACAKSCPVEAMSLRPAADPGVPGRRVANLAAEACLGCGVCVQACRRDALRLVRREERVIPPRDTARRVVRMALERGHLADLVFDDRALASHRILGTLLGAILRLPPVERALAREQVKSVYLEKIFEAWERRPGHRA, encoded by the coding sequence GTGGCCCACGCCACGGCGCGCTCCGGTTACCGGGACCTCGTCGAGCGGCTGAACCGCTTTCCGCAGGGCGCGCCCCCGTCGGACCTCCTCTACAGGATCCTCGCCCTCCTCTTCACGGAGCGTGAAGCCGGGCTCGTCGCGCTGCTCCCCGTGAAGCCGTTCACGCTCGCGACCGCCTCCAGGGCCTGGAAGACGTCCCCCGCCGAGACCCGGAGGACCCTCGACGCCCTGGCCGCGCGGGCCCTCCTCCTGGATGCCGAGCGCGACGGCGAGACGCGATGGGTCCTCCCGCCGCCGATGGCCGGCTTCTTCGAGTTCTCGATGATGCGGGTCCGCGACGACGTGGACCAGAAAACCCTCGCTCGGCTCTTCTACGAGTACCTCAACGTCGAGGAGGACTTCGTCCGCGAGCTCTTCGCCCGCGGCGAGACGCAGCTCGGGCGCGTCTTCGTGAACGAGGACGCCGTCGCCGACGACGACGTCCTGCAGGTCCTCGACTGGGAGAGGGCGAGCGCCGTGGCGCGGACGGCCCGCCACGCGGCGGTCGGCGTCTGCTACTGCCGGCACAAGATGTCCCACGTCGGCCGGGCCTGCGGGGCCCCGCTCGAGATCTGCCTCACGTTCGGGACGACCGCCGACTCCCTCTCCCGCCACGGATTCGCCCGCCGGATCGACGCCGCCGAGGCGCTCGACCTCCTCGCCGAGGCGCGCGCGCGCGGCCTCGTCCAGTTCGGCGAGAACGTGCGGGAAACCGTCGCTTTCGTCTGCAACTGCTGCGGGTGCTGCTGCGAGGCGCTCCTGGCCCAGAAGCGCTTCGGGGCCTGCCGGCCCGTCCACACGACCGGCTTCCTTCCCGAGGTCGACGCCGGGCGGTGCAACGGCTGCGGGGCCTGCGCGAAGTCCTGTCCCGTCGAGGCGATGTCGCTGCGCCCCGCGGCGGACCCGGGCGTCCCCGGACGCCGGGTCGCGAACCTCGCGGCAGAGGCGTGCCTCGGCTGCGGCGTCTGCGTCCAGGCCTGCCGGCGGGATGCGCTCCGTCTCGTGAGGCGGGAGGAACGCGTGATTCCCCCGCGCGACACGGCGCGGCGCGTCGTGAGGATGGCGCTCGAGCGGGGGCACCTCGCGGACCTCGTCTTCGACGACCGGGCCCTGGCGAGCCACAGGATCCTCGGAACGCTCCTCGGCGCCATCCTCCGCCTCCCCCCGGTGGAGCGGGCGCTCGCCCGGGAGCAGGTGAAGTCGGTCTACCTCGAGAAGATCTTCGAGGCCTGGGAGCGGCGGCCAGGGCACCGGGCGTAG
- a CDS encoding ankyrin repeat domain-containing protein, with protein MPRFTKIAAALAALTLALPAGAADPAKARKKLDKEGLAFTAEKFLWEVHTEDVKMVSLFLEAGMSADTADDKGVTALHRAAGNAEGKVLALLLKAGANPNAASGDGDTPLCEAADEPAAKNVAALLAAGADPKAVCSWGKTALHVAAGEGDGEITSALIAAGAPLEARDQYQQTALYFGLKAGKTAALEALVAAGADVNAKFKNGRTPLHEATEWDNPAAARILLEAGAKVDAKDSQRQTPLYLAAAFDRVKMVPVLLQYGADPAQKTPDGKSLVQLAKTNTSPNVVPLLEGAKKVEVATKPTIAPKGSAATPGAAPGASPTASSDPKGDLKKMGLAFDAKTFFSRVDGGDTRAIALFLAAGFDPATKDDRGRTALWLAVSQKNGDSLKALIAGGARPDAKNAPAMEYGATIVAEAINANDAGIVRMLVDAGADVKKGNDYGMTPLHEAARQGQLEVTEILLKAGADPNSAPSGAPVLHGPVMENHVDVVKLLLRSGAKVEKFRKLLLDTAKTPEMKELIRKAR; from the coding sequence ATGCCGCGTTTCACGAAGATCGCCGCAGCGCTCGCCGCACTCACCCTCGCCCTTCCGGCCGGCGCCGCCGACCCCGCGAAAGCGAGGAAGAAGCTCGACAAGGAAGGTCTCGCCTTCACCGCCGAGAAGTTCCTCTGGGAGGTGCACACCGAGGACGTGAAGATGGTCTCGCTCTTCCTCGAGGCCGGCATGTCCGCGGATACGGCCGACGACAAGGGAGTCACCGCCCTTCACCGCGCCGCCGGGAACGCCGAGGGGAAGGTCCTCGCGCTCCTCCTGAAGGCGGGCGCGAACCCGAACGCCGCTTCCGGGGACGGTGACACGCCCCTCTGCGAGGCCGCCGACGAGCCCGCTGCGAAGAACGTCGCCGCCCTCCTCGCGGCGGGGGCCGATCCGAAGGCGGTCTGCTCGTGGGGGAAGACGGCTCTCCACGTGGCCGCCGGAGAAGGCGACGGCGAGATCACGTCGGCCCTGATCGCCGCGGGCGCGCCGCTGGAGGCTCGCGACCAGTACCAGCAGACCGCGCTCTACTTCGGTCTGAAGGCCGGGAAGACCGCGGCCCTCGAGGCCCTCGTCGCGGCCGGCGCCGACGTGAACGCGAAGTTCAAGAACGGCCGGACGCCCCTCCACGAGGCGACCGAGTGGGACAACCCGGCCGCCGCCCGGATCCTCCTCGAGGCCGGGGCGAAGGTCGACGCGAAGGACTCCCAGCGCCAGACGCCGCTTTACCTCGCCGCCGCCTTCGACCGCGTGAAGATGGTTCCGGTCCTCCTCCAGTACGGGGCCGACCCGGCTCAGAAGACTCCCGACGGGAAGTCCCTCGTCCAGCTCGCGAAGACGAACACGTCGCCGAACGTCGTTCCGCTTCTCGAGGGAGCGAAGAAGGTCGAGGTGGCGACGAAGCCGACGATCGCGCCGAAGGGGAGCGCGGCCACTCCCGGGGCCGCTCCGGGCGCGTCCCCCACGGCGTCGTCCGACCCGAAGGGCGACCTGAAGAAGATGGGCCTCGCCTTCGACGCGAAGACCTTCTTCAGCCGTGTCGACGGTGGCGACACGAGAGCGATCGCGCTCTTTCTCGCCGCCGGCTTCGACCCGGCCACGAAGGACGACCGAGGCCGGACCGCCCTCTGGCTCGCGGTCTCGCAGAAGAACGGCGATTCCCTGAAGGCCCTCATCGCCGGAGGCGCGAGGCCCGACGCGAAGAACGCCCCGGCGATGGAGTACGGAGCGACGATCGTCGCCGAGGCGATCAACGCCAACGACGCCGGGATCGTCCGGATGCTCGTCGATGCCGGCGCCGACGTGAAGAAGGGGAACGACTACGGCATGACGCCGCTGCACGAGGCCGCGCGCCAGGGACAGCTCGAGGTGACCGAGATCCTCCTGAAGGCCGGAGCAGACCCCAACTCGGCCCCGAGCGGCGCGCCGGTCCTCCACGGGCCCGTCATGGAGAACCACGTCGACGTCGTGAAGCTCCTCCTGCGGTCGGGCGCGAAGGTCGAGAAGTTCCGCAAGCTCCTCCTCGACACCGCGAAGACCCCGGAGATGAAGGAGCTGATCCGGAAGGCCCGGTAG